From the Thermosynechococcus sp. genome, the window GACCGGGACTGTGGGGCTGCAAAATGACCTCCTGAATGTGTCCCCAGCGCCGATGGCACTCAGCTATTGTCGTGAGAGTTGCGGCCCAATCTGCAGGGGTCTCACCAATCCCCAAGAGCAATCCCGTGGTAAAGGGAATACCCAGCTCCCCGGCCTGTTCCAGTTGGTGTAAACGAATTTGCGGATCCTTACTGGGGGCATGGCGATGCACGGTGTCCAACAACTTAGGGGTCAACTGCTCCAGCATCAGCCCCATCGAGACATTTACCCCTTTGAGATAAGCCATTTCGGTGCGACTGAGGGGACCCGCATTGGTATGGGGCAAAAATCCCTGATCCAAGGCTAAGGCTGCCAGATCGTAGAGACGCCCTAACCATTGGGAACGCTGGGGACTGTTGGGGGCGACTTCGCCGCTGAGAATGAGAATCTCTCGCACCTGCCGCGAAGACAGTGCCCTTAGCTGCTCTGCGGCTGTTTCTAAACTCAACCAGCCACTGGTGCCGAGGTCCTGCCGAAAATTGCAGTAAGTGCAACGATTAAAGCACTCGTAGGTAGGCACCAGGGTAAAGGCGGGACTGTAGGTGATTCTGCGATGCTTGGAACACTCTGACATGCTTGATGCCCTCCTGCTCCAATTGCAGCCTGTAGTCCTCATTCTGTATAGCGGGCGATCGCGAACACGTAGAGGGCATGGCCTGCCAACAATGCTAACCACCCCAGCGTTACGGTTGGCATGAAAGGCACCGCCGTGGGTTGTACCTGATGCCAAAACCAGCCCCCAGAGTTAACGGCAGCAAAAAGGGCAACATGAACGGCAAAATTCATGCGATCGTCCAAGCGGCGATAGCTCGGATCACGACGATCGGGCTGACGGGGCCAACGGGGAGGCATATAGAGCGTACCTAAATTACTTCCAGCTCATCCGGGTGTAAATGGGCAATGAACTTGGGACTAAACTGCACCTGAATTGGGTAGTTGGGACTAATGGGACGGCCTTGCCAGTCGCTGAGAATAGCGCAAATTTCCCCCTCCATTCCTTGAATATCAAAGGGTTTATTGCGGTGATTGGGATGGTGATAGATAATGGTGGGAGTTTTGACACGTACTCGCAGACCTACGCTTAGGGCTGGTTGCTCCATAACGCTCATTCGTTGTCTGTTCTCCTCGACTGGCAGGGGTTTTCTTTCTATCGTCGCATACGGAATGACAAGGGCGATCGCCCCCTAGCAATTGAAAATCAATTGTTACCATTACCCACCCCCCTCTGTCAGTTGGCAGAGGAGATCAGCGGATGAGCGAAGGAGTGGCCATTGGCGCTCATGGTTGTTAGGGGCATCAGGAGCAGCGAGCGCACTTGATGACGTTTTTCAGGGCTGAGGTATTCCTGCTGCAGACAGCGCCAAGTTTGCCACTGGCGTGTTTGTTCAAGGGCAATCATTTCGGCGAGGCAAGGAGAGGCTTGGCGCAGATTGAGTCCGAGTTGGGTACGGAAAAAGTCATCAAGGACCACGCCATCGTGAAGTGTCCCTAGGAGTTCTTGCAACTGAGCAAAGGCAGCCACCTGCTCGCTGAAGGCGTCTCCATAGACACTGCTAAAGAGTTCCATTTGGTAGCGGACCCGCTTGGTTTGCTTGCGCAGATCATGGAGAACGTCACCCGCCGTTTGCAGCCACTGGGGCGGGTTACTGACTGCCAAGAAGAGGGGGCGATCGCCCTGCCATTCAATGGCCACTTGCCACCCGGGATGCAGCAGGAGTTGACACACCAAGGGCAATAGGATATCTGGGGCAATCAGTTCTGTGGGTAAGTCGGCAATTTCACGATATTGAGGGGCAGCTAGCCATTCCTCTAGCCCCTGTTGCAACTTGCGATAGCGATCGCTGCGCAGCAATTGAAGCGCTTTTTGCAGCAGTTCTGCCCGTTGCTTTTCGAGCTTTTTAATGAGCTTGGCCAGTTGTTGTTGCTCACAGCGGGGCAGGTGAGGGTAATACTGCTCCTTGAGCGCCAGCATCATCACATCCAAATCCCGTACGGGACTGAGGCTGCCGGCGATCGCCCGTACCCGCTGAATGGAAACTCCCTTGGGCAACCGTACCGTATTACAAAACACCTCCAGAGCCGTTCGCAGGCGGCGCAGCCCCACGCGCATCTGATGAATCGCCTCAACATCGCGATCGCGAATCACCCCTGGCTCATGTTTGCTAATTTTGCGGTAGTACTTTTCAAAAGCAGCGTATGCAACATGCCCTAGGGTTTCCATAGGACTCCCTCTTTGCTCAACGCCCAAAGGCATACCATCATCAAACTAACGTTTATTAGCCAAGGTTAGTTTTTTCTTAATCTTAACTTAACTCTATTCTAAAGTTGTGGCTGAATCACTCCTCGACAACAAAAAACCCCGCTCAACTGGAACGGGGAGTGAGTGACGTCATTCAGTAACAGCCAAATCAAAAAATTGGCAATCTTAGGCAGCTGCCAAGTTCTTAGCAACAAAATCCCAGTTCACCAGTTGGTTCAGGAAATTATCAATGAAGTCGGGACGACGGTTTTGGTAGTCGAGATAGTAGGCGTGCTCCCACACATCAATCGTCAGTAGGGGCACTTGACCGTGAACCAAGGGGTTTTCGGCATTGGGAGTTTTAGTTACTTTCAGTGTGCCAGCTTCGAGCACCAGCCATGCCCAGCCACTGCCAAATTGGGTTGCTGCCGCATTTTTGAACTGGGACTTGAATTCGTCGTAGCTACCAAAAGCACTGTTGATTCGAGCAGCCACATCACCCGTAGGCGCACCACCACCACCCGGCTTGAGGCTATTCCAGAAGAAGGTGTGATTCCACACTTGGGCGGCATTGTTGAAGATGCCCACCTTGGCAGCATCGCCATAGGTCATGCGAATGACATCTTCAAGGGATTTGTCAGCGAGTTCGGTATCTTGAGTCAGTTTATTGAGGTTATCCACGTAGCCCTTGTGGTGTTTGCCATAGTGAAATTCAAGGGTTTTCGCAGACATTCCATAGGGCTCAAGGGCACCCGGATCAAAGGGAAGGGGTTCTTGTACAAATGCCATAGTGTTCAATACCTCTCTAAAGGTGATGCAAGTTTAGGCTACTAGAGATCAGTCATCGCCAAAAGGCACCTAGCAGCAGTGCCCATCGCCTAATTAACAATTCGCAATAATTATATCATCCGTCTTTCCCCTTCGGAAAAGGGCTGTGCCGCCGCATGATATGTTCAGAGGGGTTTTGGGTCTTGCGCTCTATGGTTGGTTCTGTCCTGCGCCTAGATCAAGTTTTAATTCCTGAGGATGCCCCAATTCGCTTTGGTACCGATGGTTGGCGCGGCATCATTGGGGCTGAGTTTACCTTTAACCGTCTGCTGCGGGCAGCCAAGGCAGCGGCGGCAGTCCTCTATCAGACCTACGGCGATGGCAGGACGCCGCGGATCATTGTCGGCTACGACCGCCGGTTTTTGGCAGAACACTGTGCAGCAGTTGTTGCCGAGTTACTGGTCAGCCAAGGCTATGAGGTCTGGCTTTCTAGTTGTGCGGCACCAACACCGGCCTTTAGCTGGGCTGTCAAAGCGGAGCAGGCCATCGGTGGACTGGTGATTACAGCTAGCCATAATCCCGGCCTTTACGCCGGACTGAAGGTGAAGGGCGCTTTTGGTGGGTCAGTGTCAACACCTGTCACCCAAGCCATTGAAGCGCAGTTAGCTCAAGGGGAGCCGCCACCCGTGGGTGAGGCCAAAACAGACTATCAAGTCTTTGATCCGTGGCCCAGCTATTGTGCGGCGTTGCGCACTCATGTTGATCCCAGCCCCATTCGGGCGGCGATCGCCGGCGGTAAACTGCACGTCTGTACCGATGTTATGCATGGGGTCGCTGCCGGAGGACTAGAGCGACTGTTGGCTTGGCCCATAGAGGAGTTTCGACGGGAGCGCGACCCCCTCTTTGGCGGCGGCGCCCCTGAACCCATTGGCCGTTATTTAGCCGCTACCCAAGAACAACTGCGCCAACAAGGCAGTGCCACCCCTACAGTGTGTTTAGTCTTTGATGGCGATGCCGATCGCTTGGCGGTCATTGATGGTGAGGGGGTACTGTACACTGCCCAAGAAATGATTCCCATCTTGATTGACCATTTAGCACAGCACAGTCCCTATCGAGGGGCAGTGATTAAGTCTATCAGCTGTTCCGATCTGGTGGCACGAGTGGCAGCCCACCATGGCTTAGCGGTGATTGAAACACCCATTGGCTTCAAGTACATTGGCGATCGCCTACTGGCTGGGGAAGCTGTCCTCTTAGGCGGTGAAGAATCAGGGGGAATCGGCTATGGCCACCATCTCCCTGAGCGAGATGCCCTCCTGTCGGCACTGTACCTATTACAAGCCCTGGTGACCTCCGGCTTAAGCGTGGGGGAATACTATCAGCAGTTGCAGGTAACGACGAACTTTTACAGTGCCTATGATCGCGTTGATCTCACCCTTACGTCCGTGGCCCAGCGGCAAAAACTAGAAGCGCTCCTAGGGGAGCATCCCTTCACCCAGATTTTGGATAGTCCCGTGAGCCACTGGGACACCATTGACGGCTACAAGTTTCATCTGGCCGATGGCGGTTGGCTACTGATTCGCTTTAGTGGCACCGAACCTCTGCTGCGCCTCTACTGCCAAGGGAAAACACCTGAACAGGTACAGCGCATTCTACAATGGGCCAGTCAATGGGCAGTTGCAGTTGCTGGCTAATCGTTAAAAAACAATCAATATGGACAAAGCATCATGCCATTAGACCCATTCAGCCAAAATGCTGCTGCCACCAGCGCCCGTCCGCCCCTTTCCCTATCGACAAAACTTGCCTTTGGCGCCGGCGATCTTGGAACTGCCATCACTGCCAATTTACAGGTGTTTTTCCTGATGGTGTTCTTGACCAATGTGGCTGGACTCAATGCTGGCTTGGCGGGAAGCGTACTCATGATTGGCAAAATTTGGGATGCCATGAATGACCCGATCATCGGCTACCTGAGCGATCGCACCCCCGTGGGCAAGTGGGGACGCCGCCACCTCTGGATGATGGCAGCCGCGATTCCCTTTGGCTTGAGTTTTTTCTTGAACTGGTGGGTGCCGACAACGGATCAAGGGTTGCTTTTTGGCTACTACGTCCTCATTGGCCTATTGTTTAACACGTTTTACACCGCGGTAAACCTGCCCTACACCGCCCTGACCCCAGAACTCACTGAAGATTACAACGAACGCACCAGTCTCAATAGTTTTCGCTTTGCCTTTTCCATTGGGGGCAGCATTGGCTCCTTACTCCTTGCTCAGGTCGTTTTCCAGAACATTCCCGATCCCCAAGCCCAGTACTTGATCCTCGGGGGCATTGCCGCCGTCTTGTCCGTTTTGCCCATCTATTGGTGCGTCTGGGGAACACGGCAGCGGGTGCAGGCGTTTGAACGCCGTATCCCCACGCCTGAGCAGCGCCATTTACCGCTGAAGACGCAACTGCGGCTGGTGTTTAGCAATCGTCCCTTTCTTTATGTGATGGGAATCTACCTGTGTTCTTGGCTGGCGGTGCAAATTACTGCCTCGCTGATTCCCTTTTTTATTGGCGATTGGTTGCAAATGTCCGCCGCTGCCTATACCCAAGTGGCGCTGACGGTTCAAGGAACCGCTATGATCATGCTCTTTGTCTGGAGTGCTGTGAGTCGTCGCCTGGGCAAGAAGGCGGTGTACTTCATGGGGATGAGCCTGTGGATCATTGCCCAGGCTGGTCTCTTTTTGTTGCAACCAGGACAGACAGCGCTGGTATATATCTGTGCAATTCTGGCGGGCTTTGGGGTTGCGACCGCTTATCTTATCCCTTGGTCAATGATTCCCGATGTGATTGATCTAGATGAACTCCAGAGTGGTCAGCGGCGGGAGGGGATCTTTTATGCCTTTATGGTGCTGCTGCAAAAAATTGGTCTTGCCCTCGGTCTGTTCTTAGTGGGTCAGGCTTTGCAGGGGGCGGGTTACATTTCTACTGTCGCCGGGGCGCCAGCGCCGGTGCAACCGCCGTCGGCACTTTTAGCAATTCGCATTGCCATTGGACCTTTGCCAACGTTTTTTCTCATTGTGGGGATGATTTTGGCCTATCTCTATCCCATTACCCACGCTGTCCACCAAGGGATTCTTTTGCAGTTGCACGCCAAACGCCAAGGAGAGACTGAGGCATGAAGGGTTGGTCTGTGGGCGATCGCACCTTTGTGTGGGGAGAGCGCACCTACATTATGGGCATCTTGAATATCACCCCCGACAGTTTTAGCGATGGTGGTGACTTTTTTAATCCTGCCAGTGCCGTTGCCCATGCCCTAGACATGGTTGCCGCCGGCGTTGATGTTATTGATGTAGGGGGGGAGTCCACCCGTCCGGGAGCTAGTGAAGTGCCCATTAGCGCTGAGTTGGCTCGGGTATTGCCCGTAATCGAGGGCATCCGTCAGCAGTCCCAGATTCCCATTTCCATTGATACCACCCATGCGGTGGTTGCCCAGGCAGCGGTGGCAGCCGGTGCCAATATTGTTAACGATGTTTCAGGGGGGCAGGCGGATCCTGAGATGTTTGCCACGGTAGCGGCATTGGGGGTGCCCTATATCCTCATGCATCGGCGGGGAACCCCAGCCACCATGCAGCAATTAACTGACTACGAGGATTTGATCGGCGATTTGCTGCGCTATTTTCAGGAACAAACCCAGCGGGCGATCGCCAGCGGCATTCCCCCAGAACACCTGATGATTGACCCAGGTCTTGGCTTTGCCAAGACTACCCCCCAAAATCTCACCCTTTTGCGAGAACTGCGGCAATTTCAAAGTCTCGGCTATCCCCTCCTGCTCGGTCCATCGCGCAAACGCTTTATTGGCGATGTCCTAAACCTGCCCCATCCTAAAGACCGAGTTTGGGGTACCGCAGCGGTCTGTTGCCATGCCATTGCCCAGGGGGTGGACATGGTGCGCGTCCATGATGTGGCAGCCATGGTGCAGGTGTGTCGGATGGCCGATGTCCTCTGGCGATCGCCCTAGGGGCAATGACCTCGCCCCGGCGCTGGCACACACAACTCCCATTCCGCATTGAAAGGTTCATAACCGAGAGCAACTCCCGCTTGTTCTGCTTGGTGGCGCACCTCCTCAAAGCAGTCAAAGCCATCGGGACGCACGGCAATAATAACGTACTCGCGATCGCGCTGGCGACCTAGATTAGCCAACAAAATCGCCAAGGTGGAGGTGGGCTTGTCAAGGTCTGCTTTGGGCACAAGCACTTTTTGGGGATAAATGATTGCTCCCTCGCGACGGCACTCTAGATAGCGGGGGGTTCGCCCGTGATTTTGGGCATTTTCCCGCGCCAAGATTTGCACATTGGTGCGTTCTCGGCCAAGGCTACTGGCACTGATGACCACCACTAATAGGATCAGGGTGCCAATGGTACAGGCCAAGATCGAGAGGAAGGGAAATAAGTCCAGTTGCAAAGGGTGGGATTGACGCCGCCGCACAGCCTGATGCCTTACATGATTTTGGGCACGCGGAAAAAGTCATCCTCGCGATCCGGGGCGATCGCTAGCAAGTCCTCCCGATTTGGCCAAGGTTCCAACACGTCAGGACGGGTTACATTACTCACCTCAATGGCTCGCGTTGTCGGCGGCACCTCTGTAACATCCAGCTCACTCAGTTGATTGACATAGTCGAGGATGCTATCTAGTTGCTGGGTCAGTGCTTCAATTTCACTTTCATCAATGGCAAGGCGAGCTAAATGAGCCACCTTGCGCACATCTTCTGCAGTAATGACTTTGGTTGCCATTCGTGCTCCCTTAGAAATTGGCGAGAAGTTTTTAGAAATACACATCAATATTGGAGCGGCCAGTGGTTTTCAGCCAGTTCTGCGCCTCAATATAGTTATTGGGGGCCAGTTGAATTGCCCGTTTCCAGTAGTCTGCCGCACGATCAAAGAGCTGTTCGGCCTCCTCGGCGCGCTGCTGCTCTTGTGCCTGAGTCCCCAAGTAGTGGTAGATCACGGCAATATTGTTGAGGGCTTGGGGCATGCGGGGATTGAGTTCAAGGGCTTGGTGGTAGTACTCTAGCGCTTTTTCATGCTCGCCATTGCTGGCATGGATCAAGCCAATATTGTAGAGAATGTAGCTGCAATCGGTGGGGTCTTCCTCTAGTTCTAGGGCTGCCTGGTAGTTCTCCAGCGCCTCTGCATATTCCCCATCCGCTTGGGCAGACATGCCATCGCGATAATAGGCAAAGGCAGTTTTTGACTGCGAACTGGTGGGCAAGACCTTGAGAATGAGGTCAGCCATGACCGTAAAGGTTTTGTCAATAAAATTGTCGTTCCGTTGCGATCGCGGCATAGGGCTTCCTTAGAACGGCCTCTTGCCTAGTGTATCAAAAGCACCACCAGCAATCGCCCCCCTAGCCAATGCCTAAGATTTGTAGCGTTCCGCCAAGAAGCTCCTAAGGCAGCCCTAAGATCGTCCTAGTGGCCCTCCGTGCCGTGATACTCACCAGCTTTGGGAGTTTAAGATTTATGATTGAAAATATTCTATTGGCAGACTCAGGAACTGGACAATCCGAACAAATGCTCAAGTCGCTGATGGAGTTGCCAGCGATTCAACGGGCTGCCATCACCGTTTTGCACGTGATTCCACCGAAAATTACTGCCGAGGAGATGGCCGAACAACGTCAAGCAGGTGCCAAACTCCTAGCGGAAGCTGTGGCCCGACTGCACCTTGACCCCGTCATTAGTGTCAATACGATGCTGCGGGAGGGCGATCCCAAAGATACGGTGCTCCACGTGGCCGATGAAATCAATGCCGACTTGATCATTATGGGATCGCGGGGACTGAAGCGCCTGCAATCCATTCTCGAAAACTCCGTTAGCCAGTATGTGTTTCAACTGTCTTCGCGGCCGATGCTCCTAGTGCGCGATGACATCTACGTCAAGAAAATCAACCGCATCATGGTGGCACTCAATAATTCTGCTGCCGCCAAAGCCTCCTTGGACTTAGCAGTGCGCCTAATGGAGGGGGTCAAGGGCGGCAAACTCATTGTTGCCCACGTCAATCCTGACCTCAAGGGTCACGCCGATACCCCTAGCACTGCTGCCGAAAAAGACCCGCTTCTTGCCGAAGCTGCAACGGTGGCTAAGCAGCGGGGGGTGGAATACCAGTGTGTTCTGACCACCGGCAAACCCGGGGAAGAAATCTGCCGCATTGCGGCCGATACCAATGCCGATCTCCTGGTTCTGGGTTCCCCGGATCGGCGGCCCTCGATCGCCCGCAGTCTACCCGACTTGGATCGCCTTTTGGGCACTTCCCTGTCTGACTATGTCCGGGTCTATGCCGAGTGTCCCGTGCTCTTTGTGCGACAATCGGAGGCGTAGACTGGTCTAGCGGCGGTGACCTTTTTCGATGATTGGCGCTGGCAGAGCGATCGCCAGTGGCAACAACTGCGTGAAGCCCTTGAGTACACCTTTGTCCAACTCTTTCGCCAGCAAATGGAGCCATTTTGGCAAGACCACCCCTCCCTAGGGGCATGGCTACGCTGGCTCCTTCAGGGGGTCTTGCTTATTGGCCTTAGCGTAGGCCTCTATTCCCTAGGACGCCGCCTCTGGCGATGGTGGCAACGGCGATCGCGATCCTCCTCACCAACAGCAATTTCTACCCTTGGGGAGCGACCCAGACCGGTGCGGGAATGGCTGGAACTTGCCCAAAACCTACAATTGGCGGGGGACTATAGCGGGGCCTGCCGTGCCTTTTATATGGCCTTGCTGTATCGGTTGCAGGAGGCAGGCTGGCTGCGGTTTCAGACCCACTGGACCAATGGCGACTACCTGGGGGAATTGGAACGGCTCTTTCAACTGGGGGAGCGATCGCCAACTGTAGGGCAGAGTATCCAGCATCTCTTTCAAGCTCACAGTCGCAGTTACTATGGCGCCGAGCCAGGGATGCCCAAACCCTAGCCAGCTGTCAAGCGGCGTATATTTTCAATTGCTGAGGTGGCTAGAGCAGGCCGCTAATGTCCTACAGACTCTGAAAGACTCTGAAAACGGCCGTTTGATTACCTAGCCCTTTGGCTTTGTCTTCACAGACACTGGCCCATAGACAAGGGTTTGACAAGCCAAACGATAATTTTCGGGCTTACGGCGGAGCTTGCGCTCTTCCACAGGGGTGCGGGGCGAGAGGTTTTCCATGCCTTCGACAATCTCAACAATACAGGTGCCACACTGGCCATAGCCCCCACAATTAAAGAGCTTGCCCTTCAGGGTATAGAGGTCAACCCCCGTTTCCATTGCTTTTATGCGCAGATTCGCACCATCAGCAGCAACAATTTCCTTGTTTTCGTTAACAAACTTAATATTTGTGGCCACGAATTCAGCTTTGCTTGCCATAGGAACCTAGGCTAGTTACCATTCTTAATACATTCTCATTTTGGCAGAAAAACTGCCCAACCGTAGCTGAAGTTACGGGTAAATTGGCCGTTAAACTCTTAGTAGGGAAGCGGTTGTTACCGTGATCCGGCTGCTTAATAAAATTTGTTCATGCAAACGCTAAATTTTTGTATAGGAGGAGCGTAGTCAATGGGACTACCCTGGTACCGAGTCCACACTGTCCTGATCAATGATCCAGGGCGGTTGATTGCGGCCCACCTGATGCACACGGCATTGGTCGCCGGTTGGGCAGGGTCGATGGCTCTTTATGAGCTCGCTATTTTTGATCCCAGTGATCCCGTTCTCAACCCCATGTGGCGGCAGGGAATGTTTGTGCTGCCCTTTATGGCACGGTTGGGGGTCACGGGGTCTTGGAGCGGTTGGAGCATTACTGGCGAAACGGGGATTGACCCCGGTTTCTGGAGCTTTGAGGGGGTTGCCCTAGCCCACATCGTCCTGTCGGGTTTGTTATTCTTGGCGGCCTGTTGGCACTGGGTCTATTGGGATCTCGAACTCTTTCGTGATCCTCGCACCGGTGAGCCTGCCCTCGATTTGCCGAAAATGTTCGGGATTCACCTGTTCCTTGCTGGTCTGCTGTGCTTTAGCTTTGGCGCCTTTCACCTCACGGGTCTCTTTGGCCCTGGGATGTGGGTTTCTGACCCCTATGGCTTGACGGGCAGCGTCCAGCCGGTTGCCCCCGAATGGGGACCCGATGGCTTTAACCCCTACAATCCCGGTGGTGTTGTGGCTCACCATATCGCCGCAGGCATTGTCGGTATTATTGCTGGCCTCTTTCACATACTGGTGCGTCCACCCCAGCGGCTTTACAAAGCTCTGCGCATGGGGAATATCGAAACCGTCCTCTCCAGCAGTATTGCGGCCGTCTTCTTTGCCGCCTTTGTCGTTGCTGGCACAATGTGGTATGGCAGTGCCACCACGCCCATTGAACTCTTTGGGCCGACTCGCTATCAGTGGGACAGTAGCTACTTCCAACAGGAAATTAACCGGCGCGTGCAGGCCTCTCTCGCCAGTGGCGCCACTCTGGAAGAAGCTTGGTCGGCTATTCCAGAGAAACTGGCCTTCTACGATTACATTGGCAATAACCCCGCTAAAGGTGGTCTCTTCCGTACTGGCCCGATGAATAAAGGGGATGGAATTGCCCAAGCTTGGAAAGGCCATGCCGTCTTCCGCAACAAAGAGGGTGAAGAACTCTT encodes:
- the psbB gene encoding photosystem II chlorophyll-binding protein CP47, which translates into the protein MGLPWYRVHTVLINDPGRLIAAHLMHTALVAGWAGSMALYELAIFDPSDPVLNPMWRQGMFVLPFMARLGVTGSWSGWSITGETGIDPGFWSFEGVALAHIVLSGLLFLAACWHWVYWDLELFRDPRTGEPALDLPKMFGIHLFLAGLLCFSFGAFHLTGLFGPGMWVSDPYGLTGSVQPVAPEWGPDGFNPYNPGGVVAHHIAAGIVGIIAGLFHILVRPPQRLYKALRMGNIETVLSSSIAAVFFAAFVVAGTMWYGSATTPIELFGPTRYQWDSSYFQQEINRRVQASLASGATLEEAWSAIPEKLAFYDYIGNNPAKGGLFRTGPMNKGDGIAQAWKGHAVFRNKEGEELFVRRMPAFFETFPVILTDKNGVVKADIPFRRAESKYSFEQQGVTVSFYGGELNGQTFTDPPTVKSYARKAIFGEIFEFDQETLNSDGIFRTSPRGWFTFAHAVFALLFFFGHIWHGARTLFRDVFSGIDPELSPEQVEWGFYQKVGDVTTRRKEAV